One genomic region from Apodemus sylvaticus chromosome 1, mApoSyl1.1, whole genome shotgun sequence encodes:
- the Sfxn3 gene encoding sideroflexin-3 has product MGDLPLNINIQEPRWDQSTFLGRARHFFTVTDPRNLLLSGEQLEASRNIVQNYRAGVVTPGLTEDQLWRAKYVYDSAFHPDTGEKVVLIGRMSAQVPMNMTITGCMLTFYRKTPTVVFWQWVNQSFNAIVNYSNRSGDAPITVRQLGTAYVSATTGAVATALGLKSLTKHLPPLVGRFVPFAAVAAANCINIPLMRQRELQVGIPVTDEAGQRLGYSVTAAKQGIFQVVISRIGMAIPAMAIPPVIMNTLEKKDFLKRRPWLGAPLQVGLVGFCLVFATPLCCALFPQRSSIHVTRLEPELRAQIQAQNPSIDVVYYNKGL; this is encoded by the exons ATGGGTGACTTGCCCTTAAACATCAACATCCAGGAACCTCGATGGGACCAAAGCACATTCCTAGGCAGAGCCCGACACTTCTTCACAGTCACTGACCCCCGAAATCTGCTGCTGTCCGGGGAACAGCTGGAAGCTTCGCGGAACATCGTGCAGAATTACAG GGCTGGTGTGGTAACCCCAGGGCTCACTGAGGACCAGCTATGGAGAGCCAAATACGTGTATGACTCGGCGTTCCATCCGGACACAGGGGAGAAGGTGGTCCTGATTGGCCGCATGTCGGCCCAGGTGCCCATGAACATGACCATCACTGGCTGCATGCTCACCTTCTACAG GAAGACTCCAACTGTGGTGTTCTGGCAGTGGGTGAATCAGTCCTTCAACGCTATTGTGAACTACTCTAATCGCAGTGGGGATGCGCCCATCACTGTGCG GCAGTTGGGAACAGCCTATGTGAGCGCCACCACTGGGGCTGTGGCTACTGCTCTGGGACTCAAGTCCCTCACCAAG CACCTGCCCCCGCTAGTCGGTCGATTCGTGCCTTTTGCGGCTGTGGCTGCTGCTAACTGTATCAACATCCCCCTGATGAGGCAGAG GGAGCTACAGGTGGGCATCCCAGTGACTGATGAGGCTGGCCAGAGGCTTGGCTACTCGGTGACTGCGGCCAAGCAGGGAATCTTCCAGGTGGTGATATCGAGGATTGGAATGGCGATTCCTGCCATGG CCATTCCCCCGGTGATCATGAACACTCTGGAGAAGAAAGACTTCCTGAAG CGCCGCCCCTGGCTGGGGGCTCCCCTGCAGGTGGGACTGGTAGGCTTCTG CTTGGTATTCGCCACACCTCTGTGCTGCGCTCTGTTCCCTCAGAGAAG CTCCATACACGTGACCAGGCTGGAGCCGGAGCTCAGAGCTCAGATCCAAGCACAAAACCCCAGCATCGACGTGGTTTACTACAACAAGGGGCTTTGA